One Leptidea sinapis chromosome 32, ilLepSina1.1, whole genome shotgun sequence genomic region harbors:
- the LOC126974550 gene encoding synaptic vesicle glycoprotein 2C-like isoform X1 — protein sequence MVDISIENRNCKLTSEQIYEEAFQKTGHGRYNYLVLLACSVIINAVALDMFGFSVVIAASSCDLQLSIAQTGILAAAPFIGILFAYPWGYFADTRGRRRALLLSTSVGFVFGVLCSLSIDWRMMLALKIIGCAFSTASFTLSMTYLGENTASRYRDRYLFIINGMNLSSEIVSFGLAYLILPISLGVTIPWLSITFTSWRLFSLTLTLPLGVSAILLTFLYESPKFLASKGEEEKALRVMENIYIMNGGTKGQFPIKSLEVMKNSETNVKISFWGSIGRQTLPLFTPPRLWRTIQLFFLISLVCAINNVFVMWFPTMLDIYFKSVSSNEETGFCDNIKSAARNHEAGNSTLSCQQPITDNTLYSGILTGLFFTILNLFAAAIASWRRSTLIAAFSVAFISCIMVCVLKTPLASVIFFALIQTTAIGIGSIASYFVDLYPTSYRGLATSLGFMVARMTTFTGVVVVGSTIVQHCQFVFYLSAALSLSGICVTMFLP from the exons GTCATGGCCGTTACAACTACCTGGTCCTTCTGGCGTGTTCAGTTATCATCAACGCTGTTGCTCTAGACATGTTTGGGTTCAGCGTGGTGATAGCCGCATCCAGCTGCGACCTTCAGCTCAGCATAGCCCAAACTGGGATCCTCGCAGCAGCACCTTTCATTG gAATATTATTCGCGTATCCCTGGGGATACTTCGCTGACACCAGGGGAAGACGAAGAGCTCTGCTGCTATCCACATCGGTAGGATTTGTTTTTGGAGTCCTGTGCAGCCTTTCAATTGACTGGAGAATGATGCTAGCACTAAAAATCATTGGTTGCGCTtt TTCGACTGCGTCGTTTACGTTATCGATGACCTATCTCGGAGAGAATACAGCATCCAGGTACAGGGATAGATATCTGTTTATCATAAACGGAATGAACTTGAGTTCGGAGATTGTATCCTTTG GTTTAGCGTACTTAATTCTACCAATATCACTGGGAGTTACCATACCTTGGTTATCAATAACATTCACTTCTTGGCGACTGTTTTCTTTAACGCTCACCCTACCACTCGGAGTCAGTGCTATTTTGTTGACATTTCTTTATGAAAGTCCCAAGTTTCTGGCCAGTAAAGGTGAAGAAGAGAAGGCACTACGGGTTATGgaaaacatttacattatgaatGGGGGAACGAAAGGTCAATTTCCG ATCAAATCTCTTGAAGTTATGAAGAATAGCGAGACGAACGTCAAGATTTCATTCTGGGGATCAATTGGTCGACAGACCCTCCCATTGTTCACTCCTCCGCGACTGTGGAGGACCATTCAGTTGTTCTTCTTGATATCTTTGGTGTGTGCGAT CAATAACGTATTCGTCATGTGGTTTCCGACGATgctagatatatattttaagtctgTTTCATCGAATGAAGAGACAGGATTCTGTGATAACATTAAAAGTGCTGCAAGGAACCATGAGGCTGGAAAT TCAACATTGTCATGCCAACAACCCATAACAGATAACACGCTTTACTCTGGAATCTTGACTGGACTTTTCTTCACAATTCTGAACCTCTTTGCTGCTGCTATTGCATCTTGGAGACGTTCAACCTTGATCGCAGCATTCTCCGTAGCTTTTATTAGTTGTATTATg GTGTGCGTGCTAAAGACACCGTTAGCCAGTGTTATATTTTTCGCGCTGATACAGACCACTGCAATTGGTATTGGCAGCATCGCTTCCtactttgtagatttatatCCAACATCTTATAG AGGATTGGCAACGAGTCTCGGCTTCATGGTGGCGCGGATGACAACATTTACTGGTGTCGTTGTGGTTGGTTCCACCATCGTCCAACACTGTCAGTTCGTTTTCTATCTGAGTGCGGCACTTTCTTTGT
- the LOC126974550 gene encoding uncharacterized protein LOC126974550 isoform X2 yields MGERKIKSLEVMKNSETNVKISFWGSIGRQTLPLFTPPRLWRTIQLFFLISLVCAINNVFVMWFPTMLDIYFKSVSSNEETGFCDNIKSAARNHEAGNSTLSCQQPITDNTLYSGILTGLFFTILNLFAAAIASWRRSTLIAAFSVAFISCIMVCVLKTPLASVIFFALIQTTAIGIGSIASYFVDLYPTSYRGLATSLGFMVARMTTFTGVVVVGSTIVQHCQFVFYLSAALSLSGICVTMFLP; encoded by the exons atGGGGGAACGAAAG ATCAAATCTCTTGAAGTTATGAAGAATAGCGAGACGAACGTCAAGATTTCATTCTGGGGATCAATTGGTCGACAGACCCTCCCATTGTTCACTCCTCCGCGACTGTGGAGGACCATTCAGTTGTTCTTCTTGATATCTTTGGTGTGTGCGAT CAATAACGTATTCGTCATGTGGTTTCCGACGATgctagatatatattttaagtctgTTTCATCGAATGAAGAGACAGGATTCTGTGATAACATTAAAAGTGCTGCAAGGAACCATGAGGCTGGAAAT TCAACATTGTCATGCCAACAACCCATAACAGATAACACGCTTTACTCTGGAATCTTGACTGGACTTTTCTTCACAATTCTGAACCTCTTTGCTGCTGCTATTGCATCTTGGAGACGTTCAACCTTGATCGCAGCATTCTCCGTAGCTTTTATTAGTTGTATTATg GTGTGCGTGCTAAAGACACCGTTAGCCAGTGTTATATTTTTCGCGCTGATACAGACCACTGCAATTGGTATTGGCAGCATCGCTTCCtactttgtagatttatatCCAACATCTTATAG AGGATTGGCAACGAGTCTCGGCTTCATGGTGGCGCGGATGACAACATTTACTGGTGTCGTTGTGGTTGGTTCCACCATCGTCCAACACTGTCAGTTCGTTTTCTATCTGAGTGCGGCACTTTCTTTGT